One Glycine soja cultivar W05 chromosome 2, ASM419377v2, whole genome shotgun sequence genomic region harbors:
- the LOC114391548 gene encoding transcriptional corepressor LEUNIG_HOMOLOG-like isoform X2, whose protein sequence is MAQSNWEADKMLDVYIYDYLVKKKLHNTAKAFMTEGKVSPDPVAIDAPGGFLFEWWSVFWDIFIARTNEKHSETAAAYLEAQQIKAKEQQQLQMQQLQLMRQAQMQRRDSNHPPLGGPVNAITAEGVLGQSTASALAAKMYEERMKHSNPMDTETSQPLLDARMALLKSTNHPGQMVQGNSGSVTATLQQIQARTQQTPDIKPEVNMGTMQRSLPMDPSSIYGQGGMQSKPGIANAGLNPGVGSLTLKGWPLTGIDQIRPGFGAPVQKPLLQSANQFQLLPQQQQQQILAQVRAQGNIGNSPAYGDMDPQRLRGLARGSLNAKDGLSIANDGSIGSPIQSTSSKINMAQIQQSTSQQQQDPLHPQQLVQNNRKRKGPTSSGPANSTGTGNTLGPSNSQPSTPSTHTPGDGVAMTGNLQNVAGISKGLIMYGTDGVGCLASSTNQLLQDDMEHFGDVGSLEDNVESFLSQDDGDGRDLFGTLKRNPSEHATDASKGFSFDEVGSIRKSNSKVVCCHFSSDGKLLASAGHDKKVQVVLWNMETLQTESTPEEHSLIITDVRFRPNSTQLATSSFDTTVRLWDAADPTFPLHTYSGHTSHVVSLDFHPKKTELFCSCDNNNEIRFWSISQYSSTRIFKGGSTQVRFQPRLGHLLAAASGSVVSLFDVETDRQIHTLQGHSAEVRCVCWDTNGDYLASVSQESVKVWSLASGECIHELTSSGNMFHSCVFHPSYSTLLVIGGYQSLELWNMAENKCMTVSAAHECVISALAHSPVTRMVASASHDKSVKIWK, encoded by the exons ATGGCGCAGAGTAATTGGGAAGCAGATAAGAT GCTTGatgtttatatttatgattatttggtGAAGAAAAAGTTGCATAACACTGCTAAAGCATTCATGACAGAAGGGAAGGTTTCTCCTGATCCAGTAG CAATTGATGCTCCTGGAGGTTTTCTTTTTGAGTGGTGGTCTGTTTTCTGGGATATTTTTATTGCGAGGACAAATGAGAAACATTCTGAGACTGCTGCTGCATATTTAGAG GCACAACAGATTAAAGCAAAAGAACAACAGCAACTGCAAATGCAGCAGTTGCAATTAATGCGTCAAGCTCAAATGCAAAGGAGGGATTCTAATCATCCTCCCCTTGGAGGTCCTGTAAATGCTATCACTGCAGAAGGAGTGCTTGGGCAATCTACTGCCAGTGCTTTGGCTGCAAAAATGTATGAGGAGAGGATGAAGCACTCCAACCCCATGGATACAGAGACATCCCAACCACTTTTAGATGCTAGAATGGCTCTTTTGAAATCAACAAATCATCCTGG TCAGATGGTTCAAGGAAATTCAGGAAGTGTGACGGCAACTTTGCAGCAAATCCAGGCTCGAACTCAGCAAACACCT GATATCAAACCTGAAGTCAACATGGGTACCATGCAGAGATCCTTGCCTATGGATCCTTCATCAATTTACGGGCAGGGAGGAATGCAGTCAAAGCCTGGAATTGCAAATGCAG GATTGAATCCGGGAGTTGGTAGTCTCACATTGAAAGGATGGCCTCTAACT GGCATTGATCAAATTCGTCCTGGTTTTGGAGCACCAGTTCAGAAGCCTCTCCTTCAGAGTGCAAATCAGTTTCAGCTTTTGccgcagcaacaacaacaacagatcCTTGCACAGGTTCGGGCACAAGGAAATATTGGCAATTCACCTGCTTATGGAGATATGGATCCACAACGATTAAGGGGATTAGCTAGGGGAAGTTTGAATGCTAAAGACGGTCTATCAATTGCAAATGATGGATCAATAGGCTCTCCAATTCAATCTACTTCATCTAAG ATCAACATGGCACAGATCCAACAATCCACTTCCCAGCAACAACAAGATCCTTTGCATCCACAACAATTGGTGCAG AATAACCGGAAAAGGAAGGGGCCTACATCTTCAGGACCTGCCAACAGTACTGGTACCGGAAATACACTTGGCCCTTCTAATTCTCAGCCATCAACTCCATCCACTCATACTCCCGGTGATGGAGTTGCTATGACGGGTAACTTGCAGAATGTAGCTGGTATATCCAAAGGTTTGATCATGTATGGTACTGATGGAGTGGGCTGTCTTGCATCTTCAACAAATCAGCTG TTGCAGGATGACATGGAACATTTTGGAGATGTTGGCTCCTTAGAGGACAATGTGGAATCATTTCTCTCACAGGATGATGGTGATGGAAGGGACTTGTTTGGCACGTTGAAACGGAACCCTTCTGAGCATGCTACAGATGCTTCAAAAG GCTTTTCCTTTGATGAAGTTGGTTCTATACGCAAAAGCAACAGCAAAGTTGTTTGCTGTCATTTCTCTTCAGATGGGAAATTATTAGCTAGTGCTGGACATGACAAGAAG GTCCAG GTTGTTCTGTGGAACATGGAGACATTGCAAACAGAAAGCACTCCGGAGGAACACAGTCTTATTATTACTGATGTTCGCTTCAGACCAAATTCAACTCAGCTGGCAACATCTTCGTTTGATACAACTGTGCGGCTGTGGGATGCTGCAGAT CCAACCTTCCCTTTACATACATATAGTGGTCATACTTCACATGTGGTGTCCCTTGATTTCCACCCAAAGAAAACTGAGCTTTTCTGTTCTTGTGACAATAACAATGAGATTCGCTTCTGGAGTATTAGTCAATATTCTTCCACACGTATTTTTAAG GGAGGATCTACACAGGTGAGGTTTCAGCCAAGGCTTGGTCACCTTCTGGCTGCAGCAAGTGGCAGTGTTGTGTCTCTCTTTGATGTTGAGACTGACAGGCAGATACACACATTACAG GGACATTCTGCAGAGGTACGCTGTGTCTGTTGGGATACAAATGGAGATTACTTGGCATCTGTGAGTCAAGAATCTGTCAAAGTGTGGTCACTTGCCTCTGGGGAATGCATTCATGAACTTACTTCCAGTGGAAACATGTTCCATTCTTGTGTTTTTCACCCAAGCTACTCCACTCTCTTGGTTATCGGAGGATACCAG TCATTGGAATTATGGAACATGGCTGAGAATAAATGTATGACAGTGTCAGCAGCTCACGAGTGTGTGATATCTGCTCTAGCACATTCACCCGTGACAAGGATGGTTGCTTCTGCCAGTCATGACAAATCTGTAAAGATCTggaaataa
- the LOC114391548 gene encoding transcriptional corepressor LEUNIG_HOMOLOG-like isoform X3, with protein sequence MAQSNWEADKMLDVYIYDYLVKKKLHNTAKAFMTEGKVSPDPVAIDAPGGFLFEWWSVFWDIFIARTNEKHSETAAAYLEAQQIKAKEQQQLQMQQLQLMRQAQMQRRDSNHPPLGGPVNAITAEGVLGQSTASALAAKMYEERMKHSNPMDTETSQPLLDARMALLKSTNHPGQMVQGNSGSVTATLQQIQARTQQTPQDIKPEVNMGTMQRSLPMDPSSIYGQGGMQSKPGIANAGLNPGVGSLTLKGWPLTGIDQIRPGFGAPVQKPLLQSANQFQLLPQQQQQQILAQVRAQGNIGNSPAYGDMDPQRLRGLARGSLNAKDGLSIANDGSIGSPIQSTSSKINMAQIQQSTSQQQQDPLHPQQLVQNNRKRKGPTSSGPANSTGTGNTLGPSNSQPSTPSTHTPGDGVAMTGNLQNVAGISKGLIMYGTDGVGCLASSTNQLLQDDMEHFGDVGSLEDNVESFLSQDDGDGRDLFGTLKRNPSEHATDASKGFSFDEVGSIRKSNSKVVCCHFSSDGKLLASAGHDKKVVLWNMETLQTESTPEEHSLIITDVRFRPNSTQLATSSFDTTVRLWDAADPTFPLHTYSGHTSHVVSLDFHPKKTELFCSCDNNNEIRFWSISQYSSTRIFKGGSTQVRFQPRLGHLLAAASGSVVSLFDVETDRQIHTLQGHSAEVRCVCWDTNGDYLASVSQESVKVWSLASGECIHELTSSGNMFHSCVFHPSYSTLLVIGGYQSLELWNMAENKCMTVSAAHECVISALAHSPVTRMVASASHDKSVKIWK encoded by the exons ATGGCGCAGAGTAATTGGGAAGCAGATAAGAT GCTTGatgtttatatttatgattatttggtGAAGAAAAAGTTGCATAACACTGCTAAAGCATTCATGACAGAAGGGAAGGTTTCTCCTGATCCAGTAG CAATTGATGCTCCTGGAGGTTTTCTTTTTGAGTGGTGGTCTGTTTTCTGGGATATTTTTATTGCGAGGACAAATGAGAAACATTCTGAGACTGCTGCTGCATATTTAGAG GCACAACAGATTAAAGCAAAAGAACAACAGCAACTGCAAATGCAGCAGTTGCAATTAATGCGTCAAGCTCAAATGCAAAGGAGGGATTCTAATCATCCTCCCCTTGGAGGTCCTGTAAATGCTATCACTGCAGAAGGAGTGCTTGGGCAATCTACTGCCAGTGCTTTGGCTGCAAAAATGTATGAGGAGAGGATGAAGCACTCCAACCCCATGGATACAGAGACATCCCAACCACTTTTAGATGCTAGAATGGCTCTTTTGAAATCAACAAATCATCCTGG TCAGATGGTTCAAGGAAATTCAGGAAGTGTGACGGCAACTTTGCAGCAAATCCAGGCTCGAACTCAGCAAACACCT cAGGATATCAAACCTGAAGTCAACATGGGTACCATGCAGAGATCCTTGCCTATGGATCCTTCATCAATTTACGGGCAGGGAGGAATGCAGTCAAAGCCTGGAATTGCAAATGCAG GATTGAATCCGGGAGTTGGTAGTCTCACATTGAAAGGATGGCCTCTAACT GGCATTGATCAAATTCGTCCTGGTTTTGGAGCACCAGTTCAGAAGCCTCTCCTTCAGAGTGCAAATCAGTTTCAGCTTTTGccgcagcaacaacaacaacagatcCTTGCACAGGTTCGGGCACAAGGAAATATTGGCAATTCACCTGCTTATGGAGATATGGATCCACAACGATTAAGGGGATTAGCTAGGGGAAGTTTGAATGCTAAAGACGGTCTATCAATTGCAAATGATGGATCAATAGGCTCTCCAATTCAATCTACTTCATCTAAG ATCAACATGGCACAGATCCAACAATCCACTTCCCAGCAACAACAAGATCCTTTGCATCCACAACAATTGGTGCAG AATAACCGGAAAAGGAAGGGGCCTACATCTTCAGGACCTGCCAACAGTACTGGTACCGGAAATACACTTGGCCCTTCTAATTCTCAGCCATCAACTCCATCCACTCATACTCCCGGTGATGGAGTTGCTATGACGGGTAACTTGCAGAATGTAGCTGGTATATCCAAAGGTTTGATCATGTATGGTACTGATGGAGTGGGCTGTCTTGCATCTTCAACAAATCAGCTG TTGCAGGATGACATGGAACATTTTGGAGATGTTGGCTCCTTAGAGGACAATGTGGAATCATTTCTCTCACAGGATGATGGTGATGGAAGGGACTTGTTTGGCACGTTGAAACGGAACCCTTCTGAGCATGCTACAGATGCTTCAAAAG GCTTTTCCTTTGATGAAGTTGGTTCTATACGCAAAAGCAACAGCAAAGTTGTTTGCTGTCATTTCTCTTCAGATGGGAAATTATTAGCTAGTGCTGGACATGACAAGAAG GTTGTTCTGTGGAACATGGAGACATTGCAAACAGAAAGCACTCCGGAGGAACACAGTCTTATTATTACTGATGTTCGCTTCAGACCAAATTCAACTCAGCTGGCAACATCTTCGTTTGATACAACTGTGCGGCTGTGGGATGCTGCAGAT CCAACCTTCCCTTTACATACATATAGTGGTCATACTTCACATGTGGTGTCCCTTGATTTCCACCCAAAGAAAACTGAGCTTTTCTGTTCTTGTGACAATAACAATGAGATTCGCTTCTGGAGTATTAGTCAATATTCTTCCACACGTATTTTTAAG GGAGGATCTACACAGGTGAGGTTTCAGCCAAGGCTTGGTCACCTTCTGGCTGCAGCAAGTGGCAGTGTTGTGTCTCTCTTTGATGTTGAGACTGACAGGCAGATACACACATTACAG GGACATTCTGCAGAGGTACGCTGTGTCTGTTGGGATACAAATGGAGATTACTTGGCATCTGTGAGTCAAGAATCTGTCAAAGTGTGGTCACTTGCCTCTGGGGAATGCATTCATGAACTTACTTCCAGTGGAAACATGTTCCATTCTTGTGTTTTTCACCCAAGCTACTCCACTCTCTTGGTTATCGGAGGATACCAG TCATTGGAATTATGGAACATGGCTGAGAATAAATGTATGACAGTGTCAGCAGCTCACGAGTGTGTGATATCTGCTCTAGCACATTCACCCGTGACAAGGATGGTTGCTTCTGCCAGTCATGACAAATCTGTAAAGATCTggaaataa
- the LOC114391548 gene encoding transcriptional corepressor LEUNIG_HOMOLOG-like isoform X6 — protein sequence MAQSNWEADKMLDVYIYDYLVKKKLHNTAKAFMTEGKVSPDPVAIDAPGGFLFEWWSVFWDIFIARTNEKHSETAAAYLEAQQIKAKEQQQLQMQQLQLMRQAQMQRRDSNHPPLGGPVNAITAEGVLGQSTASALAAKMYEERMKHSNPMDTETSQPLLDARMALLKSTNHPGQMVQGNSGSVTATLQQIQARTQQTPQDIKPEVNMGTMQRSLPMDPSSIYGQGGMQSKPGIANAGLNPGVGSLTLKGWPLTGIDQIRPGFGAPVQKPLLQSANQFQLLPQQQQQQILAQVRAQGNIGNSPAYGDMDPQRLRGLARGSLNAKDGLSIANDGSIGSPIQSTSSKINMAQIQQSTSQQQQDPLHPQQLVQNNRKRKGPTSSGPANSTGTGNTLGPSNSQPSTPSTHTPGDGVAMTGNLQNVAGISKGLIMYGTDGVGCLASSTNQLDDMEHFGDVGSLEDNVESFLSQDDGDGRDLFGTLKRNPSEHATDASKGFSFDEVGSIRKSNSKVVCCHFSSDGKLLASAGHDKKVVLWNMETLQTESTPEEHSLIITDVRFRPNSTQLATSSFDTTVRLWDAADPTFPLHTYSGHTSHVVSLDFHPKKTELFCSCDNNNEIRFWSISQYSSTRIFKGGSTQVRFQPRLGHLLAAASGSVVSLFDVETDRQIHTLQGHSAEVRCVCWDTNGDYLASVSQESVKVWSLASGECIHELTSSGNMFHSCVFHPSYSTLLVIGGYQSLELWNMAENKCMTVSAAHECVISALAHSPVTRMVASASHDKSVKIWK from the exons ATGGCGCAGAGTAATTGGGAAGCAGATAAGAT GCTTGatgtttatatttatgattatttggtGAAGAAAAAGTTGCATAACACTGCTAAAGCATTCATGACAGAAGGGAAGGTTTCTCCTGATCCAGTAG CAATTGATGCTCCTGGAGGTTTTCTTTTTGAGTGGTGGTCTGTTTTCTGGGATATTTTTATTGCGAGGACAAATGAGAAACATTCTGAGACTGCTGCTGCATATTTAGAG GCACAACAGATTAAAGCAAAAGAACAACAGCAACTGCAAATGCAGCAGTTGCAATTAATGCGTCAAGCTCAAATGCAAAGGAGGGATTCTAATCATCCTCCCCTTGGAGGTCCTGTAAATGCTATCACTGCAGAAGGAGTGCTTGGGCAATCTACTGCCAGTGCTTTGGCTGCAAAAATGTATGAGGAGAGGATGAAGCACTCCAACCCCATGGATACAGAGACATCCCAACCACTTTTAGATGCTAGAATGGCTCTTTTGAAATCAACAAATCATCCTGG TCAGATGGTTCAAGGAAATTCAGGAAGTGTGACGGCAACTTTGCAGCAAATCCAGGCTCGAACTCAGCAAACACCT cAGGATATCAAACCTGAAGTCAACATGGGTACCATGCAGAGATCCTTGCCTATGGATCCTTCATCAATTTACGGGCAGGGAGGAATGCAGTCAAAGCCTGGAATTGCAAATGCAG GATTGAATCCGGGAGTTGGTAGTCTCACATTGAAAGGATGGCCTCTAACT GGCATTGATCAAATTCGTCCTGGTTTTGGAGCACCAGTTCAGAAGCCTCTCCTTCAGAGTGCAAATCAGTTTCAGCTTTTGccgcagcaacaacaacaacagatcCTTGCACAGGTTCGGGCACAAGGAAATATTGGCAATTCACCTGCTTATGGAGATATGGATCCACAACGATTAAGGGGATTAGCTAGGGGAAGTTTGAATGCTAAAGACGGTCTATCAATTGCAAATGATGGATCAATAGGCTCTCCAATTCAATCTACTTCATCTAAG ATCAACATGGCACAGATCCAACAATCCACTTCCCAGCAACAACAAGATCCTTTGCATCCACAACAATTGGTGCAG AATAACCGGAAAAGGAAGGGGCCTACATCTTCAGGACCTGCCAACAGTACTGGTACCGGAAATACACTTGGCCCTTCTAATTCTCAGCCATCAACTCCATCCACTCATACTCCCGGTGATGGAGTTGCTATGACGGGTAACTTGCAGAATGTAGCTGGTATATCCAAAGGTTTGATCATGTATGGTACTGATGGAGTGGGCTGTCTTGCATCTTCAACAAATCAGCTG GATGACATGGAACATTTTGGAGATGTTGGCTCCTTAGAGGACAATGTGGAATCATTTCTCTCACAGGATGATGGTGATGGAAGGGACTTGTTTGGCACGTTGAAACGGAACCCTTCTGAGCATGCTACAGATGCTTCAAAAG GCTTTTCCTTTGATGAAGTTGGTTCTATACGCAAAAGCAACAGCAAAGTTGTTTGCTGTCATTTCTCTTCAGATGGGAAATTATTAGCTAGTGCTGGACATGACAAGAAG GTTGTTCTGTGGAACATGGAGACATTGCAAACAGAAAGCACTCCGGAGGAACACAGTCTTATTATTACTGATGTTCGCTTCAGACCAAATTCAACTCAGCTGGCAACATCTTCGTTTGATACAACTGTGCGGCTGTGGGATGCTGCAGAT CCAACCTTCCCTTTACATACATATAGTGGTCATACTTCACATGTGGTGTCCCTTGATTTCCACCCAAAGAAAACTGAGCTTTTCTGTTCTTGTGACAATAACAATGAGATTCGCTTCTGGAGTATTAGTCAATATTCTTCCACACGTATTTTTAAG GGAGGATCTACACAGGTGAGGTTTCAGCCAAGGCTTGGTCACCTTCTGGCTGCAGCAAGTGGCAGTGTTGTGTCTCTCTTTGATGTTGAGACTGACAGGCAGATACACACATTACAG GGACATTCTGCAGAGGTACGCTGTGTCTGTTGGGATACAAATGGAGATTACTTGGCATCTGTGAGTCAAGAATCTGTCAAAGTGTGGTCACTTGCCTCTGGGGAATGCATTCATGAACTTACTTCCAGTGGAAACATGTTCCATTCTTGTGTTTTTCACCCAAGCTACTCCACTCTCTTGGTTATCGGAGGATACCAG TCATTGGAATTATGGAACATGGCTGAGAATAAATGTATGACAGTGTCAGCAGCTCACGAGTGTGTGATATCTGCTCTAGCACATTCACCCGTGACAAGGATGGTTGCTTCTGCCAGTCATGACAAATCTGTAAAGATCTggaaataa
- the LOC114391548 gene encoding transcriptional corepressor LEUNIG_HOMOLOG-like isoform X7 produces the protein MAQSNWEADKMLDVYIYDYLVKKKLHNTAKAFMTEGKVSPDPVAIDAPGGFLFEWWSVFWDIFIARTNEKHSETAAAYLEAQQIKAKEQQQLQMQQLQLMRQAQMQRRDSNHPPLGGPVNAITAEGVLGQSTASALAAKMYEERMKHSNPMDTETSQPLLDARMALLKSTNHPGQMVQGNSGSVTATLQQIQARTQQTPDIKPEVNMGTMQRSLPMDPSSIYGQGGMQSKPGIANAGLNPGVGSLTLKGWPLTGIDQIRPGFGAPVQKPLLQSANQFQLLPQQQQQQILAQVRAQGNIGNSPAYGDMDPQRLRGLARGSLNAKDGLSIANDGSIGSPIQSTSSKINMAQIQQSTSQQQQDPLHPQQLVQNNRKRKGPTSSGPANSTGTGNTLGPSNSQPSTPSTHTPGDGVAMTGNLQNVAGISKGLIMYGTDGVGCLASSTNQLDDMEHFGDVGSLEDNVESFLSQDDGDGRDLFGTLKRNPSEHATDASKGFSFDEVGSIRKSNSKVVCCHFSSDGKLLASAGHDKKVVLWNMETLQTESTPEEHSLIITDVRFRPNSTQLATSSFDTTVRLWDAADPTFPLHTYSGHTSHVVSLDFHPKKTELFCSCDNNNEIRFWSISQYSSTRIFKGGSTQVRFQPRLGHLLAAASGSVVSLFDVETDRQIHTLQGHSAEVRCVCWDTNGDYLASVSQESVKVWSLASGECIHELTSSGNMFHSCVFHPSYSTLLVIGGYQSLELWNMAENKCMTVSAAHECVISALAHSPVTRMVASASHDKSVKIWK, from the exons ATGGCGCAGAGTAATTGGGAAGCAGATAAGAT GCTTGatgtttatatttatgattatttggtGAAGAAAAAGTTGCATAACACTGCTAAAGCATTCATGACAGAAGGGAAGGTTTCTCCTGATCCAGTAG CAATTGATGCTCCTGGAGGTTTTCTTTTTGAGTGGTGGTCTGTTTTCTGGGATATTTTTATTGCGAGGACAAATGAGAAACATTCTGAGACTGCTGCTGCATATTTAGAG GCACAACAGATTAAAGCAAAAGAACAACAGCAACTGCAAATGCAGCAGTTGCAATTAATGCGTCAAGCTCAAATGCAAAGGAGGGATTCTAATCATCCTCCCCTTGGAGGTCCTGTAAATGCTATCACTGCAGAAGGAGTGCTTGGGCAATCTACTGCCAGTGCTTTGGCTGCAAAAATGTATGAGGAGAGGATGAAGCACTCCAACCCCATGGATACAGAGACATCCCAACCACTTTTAGATGCTAGAATGGCTCTTTTGAAATCAACAAATCATCCTGG TCAGATGGTTCAAGGAAATTCAGGAAGTGTGACGGCAACTTTGCAGCAAATCCAGGCTCGAACTCAGCAAACACCT GATATCAAACCTGAAGTCAACATGGGTACCATGCAGAGATCCTTGCCTATGGATCCTTCATCAATTTACGGGCAGGGAGGAATGCAGTCAAAGCCTGGAATTGCAAATGCAG GATTGAATCCGGGAGTTGGTAGTCTCACATTGAAAGGATGGCCTCTAACT GGCATTGATCAAATTCGTCCTGGTTTTGGAGCACCAGTTCAGAAGCCTCTCCTTCAGAGTGCAAATCAGTTTCAGCTTTTGccgcagcaacaacaacaacagatcCTTGCACAGGTTCGGGCACAAGGAAATATTGGCAATTCACCTGCTTATGGAGATATGGATCCACAACGATTAAGGGGATTAGCTAGGGGAAGTTTGAATGCTAAAGACGGTCTATCAATTGCAAATGATGGATCAATAGGCTCTCCAATTCAATCTACTTCATCTAAG ATCAACATGGCACAGATCCAACAATCCACTTCCCAGCAACAACAAGATCCTTTGCATCCACAACAATTGGTGCAG AATAACCGGAAAAGGAAGGGGCCTACATCTTCAGGACCTGCCAACAGTACTGGTACCGGAAATACACTTGGCCCTTCTAATTCTCAGCCATCAACTCCATCCACTCATACTCCCGGTGATGGAGTTGCTATGACGGGTAACTTGCAGAATGTAGCTGGTATATCCAAAGGTTTGATCATGTATGGTACTGATGGAGTGGGCTGTCTTGCATCTTCAACAAATCAGCTG GATGACATGGAACATTTTGGAGATGTTGGCTCCTTAGAGGACAATGTGGAATCATTTCTCTCACAGGATGATGGTGATGGAAGGGACTTGTTTGGCACGTTGAAACGGAACCCTTCTGAGCATGCTACAGATGCTTCAAAAG GCTTTTCCTTTGATGAAGTTGGTTCTATACGCAAAAGCAACAGCAAAGTTGTTTGCTGTCATTTCTCTTCAGATGGGAAATTATTAGCTAGTGCTGGACATGACAAGAAG GTTGTTCTGTGGAACATGGAGACATTGCAAACAGAAAGCACTCCGGAGGAACACAGTCTTATTATTACTGATGTTCGCTTCAGACCAAATTCAACTCAGCTGGCAACATCTTCGTTTGATACAACTGTGCGGCTGTGGGATGCTGCAGAT CCAACCTTCCCTTTACATACATATAGTGGTCATACTTCACATGTGGTGTCCCTTGATTTCCACCCAAAGAAAACTGAGCTTTTCTGTTCTTGTGACAATAACAATGAGATTCGCTTCTGGAGTATTAGTCAATATTCTTCCACACGTATTTTTAAG GGAGGATCTACACAGGTGAGGTTTCAGCCAAGGCTTGGTCACCTTCTGGCTGCAGCAAGTGGCAGTGTTGTGTCTCTCTTTGATGTTGAGACTGACAGGCAGATACACACATTACAG GGACATTCTGCAGAGGTACGCTGTGTCTGTTGGGATACAAATGGAGATTACTTGGCATCTGTGAGTCAAGAATCTGTCAAAGTGTGGTCACTTGCCTCTGGGGAATGCATTCATGAACTTACTTCCAGTGGAAACATGTTCCATTCTTGTGTTTTTCACCCAAGCTACTCCACTCTCTTGGTTATCGGAGGATACCAG TCATTGGAATTATGGAACATGGCTGAGAATAAATGTATGACAGTGTCAGCAGCTCACGAGTGTGTGATATCTGCTCTAGCACATTCACCCGTGACAAGGATGGTTGCTTCTGCCAGTCATGACAAATCTGTAAAGATCTggaaataa